The Streptosporangiales bacterium DNA window CCAGCGAGCCGCGCAGCGTCTGCGGCGCGGAGTCGGGGACGAGCCACGCACTCTCGATGGTCGCGACGACACCGGAGTCGAAGCGCAGCACCGCGACGAACGTGTCCGGGTGGGGGAAGCCGGAGACGTTGCGCTCGACCGCGTACACGTCGCGGCACGACGAGCCCGCGAACCACACGGCGAGGTCGACGTCATGGATGCCCGACTCCCAGACCGGGTGCACGCGCTTGCCGAACGCCGGGAACCACGACCGGCTGAAGTCGCGGCGCAGCCGCAGGTTGACCACCTGGCCCAGCTCTCCGGACGCGACGACGTCGCGCAGGTGCTGGTACCCGGCGCCGAACCTGCTGACCTGGCCGGTGACGACGGCGAGACCGCGGTCGTCCGCGAGCGTGCGGATGCGCTCGGCCTCGCCTACGTCGAGCGCGAGCGGCTTCTCGACCAGGACATGGCAACCGGCCTCGAGCGCCCGCGCCGCGAGCGCACCATGGCTCGACTCGTCGGCGGCCACGTCGACGAGGTCGACCCGCTCGTGCGCGAGCAGCTCGTCGAGGGTGGGGTACCCACGTCGTACGCCGAACTCGTCGCGGACGGCCCCCAGCCGCGCGGGGTCGGGGTCGCAGGCGGCCACGACCTCCGCCGGCAGGTGGGCGTACGCCCGCAGGTGGAGGGCGCCGAACCGGCCCGCGCCGGCCAGTGCCACGCGGACGGTCATCGGTCGCCTCCCGCCGGCTCCTTCGCGCCGTGGCCGGTCGCGACGAGGACGACGTCGCCGGACGCGGGCACGGTACCGTCGGCCAGCAGTCGCCGCAAGGCCGCGAGCGGTGCGGCGGCCGCCGGCTCGACCAGCAGGCCCTCGTCGCGCGCGAGGTCGTCGCGCGCGGCCACGATGTCGGCGTCAGGTACCGCCACGACGGTGCCGCCCGAGTCGCGGACGGCGGCGAGGGTGAGTGCGCCCTCGTCCTCGTACCCCCGCATCGGGTCGGCGATCGCCTCGGCGACGGTGTGCCCGGCCGGCAGGGCGGTGACGCTCTCGGCGCCGTCGCGCCAGGCCGCCGCCAGCGGAGCGCACGCGGCCGCCTGCACCGCCACCAGGCGGGGAAGGCGGGAGAGGCGCCCGGCGGCGAGCAGCGCACGGAAGCCGTCGTGGATGCCGACGAGCAGCGGTCCCGCGCCCACCGGCACGACCACCCAGTCGGGCACGGCCGCGCCGGTGCGCTCCGCATGCTCGACCAGCTCGACCGCGACACCGCGGTGCGCCGCGGTGATCCAGGGGTTCCTGAAGGTCGTCGTCAGCGGGTACCAGCCGTCCGCCTCGCTCCGGGTGGCGACGGCGTACGCCGTACTGAAGTCACCCGCCACCGGCTCGACCCGGGCACCCGCCGCCGCGGCCGCGGCGAGCTTCGGGCCGCCCGCCGCCGACTCGGCGCACACCACCCGGCACGGCAGTCCCGCGCGCGCCGCGTACGACGCCGCGGACGAGGCGGTGTTGCCGGTCGACGCGGCGACGACCCCGCGCGCCCCGGCGTCGAGGGCGAGGCTGACGCCGAGAGCCATCGCACGGTCCTTGAACGACAGCGTGGGGTTCACGCACTCGTTCTTCACCCACAGTCGGGACACACCGGCACGCGCCGCCGACCGGTCGCAGCGCAGCAACGGTGTGCCGCCCTCACCCAGCGACACCTCGGTCTCCACGGGCGGCAGCCACGCCCGGTGCCGCCACACGCCCACCCCCACGCCCGCGCCGGGAGCGGCGGCGCCGTCGGCGGCCCGCACACCCGCGCAGGCCCGACAGCGCGACCAGCCGCCCTCGTCGCGCCCGCACGAGGTGCACGGCGCGGCCCAGGTCGCGAGCGAGGTCATCGCGCGCCGCGGGTCGCGCGGCGGTGGAGCACGCGCATGCCGGCGTCGAAGACCAGCGCCGCGACGATGATGAGGCCCTTGAACAGGTCGATCGCCGAGGGATCGACGCCGAGCACCTGCAGGCCGTTGGTGACCAGGCTGATGATCAGTGCTCCCACCAGCACCCCGCCGACCGTGCCGCGGCCACCGAAGATGCTGGTACCGCCGATCACCGCCGCGGCGATCGCATCGAGCAGGAGCGTGATGCCGCCGAGGTTGGGCTGCACCAGCGGCACCTGCGCGACCACCATGACGGTCGCGAGGAACACCAGCACGGACGCGGTGACGTAGACGAAGAGCATCTGCCGCCCGCGCCGCACGCCGCTCAGCAGGCTCGCCTGCTCGTCGGACCCGTACGCGTACGTGCGCAGGCCGAACCGCGTGCGCCGCATCAGGAACCAGAGCGCGACGGCCACCACGGCGACCGCCAGCAGCGGGGCCGGGATGCCGAGCACCGAGCCCTGGCCGAGCGCGGCGAGCACCGCCTCGTCCACGACGACCATGCCGTCGGGCGCCGCGAACAGCGTGAGTCCCTGGACGACCGTCATGGTCCCGAGCGTGGCGATGAACGGCGGGAGGCCGGCGACGCCCACCAGCAGCCCGTTGACGACACCCACCGCGGCGACCGCGAGCAGCCCGAACAGCGCCGCCCTGGCGAGCCCCGCACCGCCCTGCAGCTGGGTCGCCATCACGACACCGGCCAGCCCCACCGCGAAGCCCGCGGACAGGTCGATGCCTGCCGACACGAGCACCACGTACGCACCGAGCGCGAGCAGTGCCGTCGGCGCCGCCTGCAGCATCACGTTGCGCAGGTTGAGGGGCGAGGCGATACGCGGGTCGACGATCGCGAACGCGACGACGAGGACGACCAGCAGCACCACCGGCGCGAGGACGAGCAGCAGCCGGGCGGCCCGCGGCGACAGGCCGGCTGGTACGCGCGGGACGGTCGTGGCCGTCATCGCAGGTCTCCCGGCGGCGCCGTCCTGATCACGATCGCCTGCTGCTCGGTCATCTCCTCCAGCGACCACGGCCCGCCGGTGCGCCCGTGCCCGCTGCCGGTGCCGGCCGCGCCGCCCGCGGGGACGTTCGGCTCCCAGTAGCTGCTCGCCTCATTGAGGTTGACGATCCCGCAGGGCAGCTCCTCGGCGAGCGCCATCGCGCGTCCGAGGTCGCCGCTGAAGATCGCGCCGGAGAGGCCGTAAGGGCTCGCGCGCACGAGCGCGTCGAGCTCCTCGGCGCCGTCCCAGTGCACGACGGGGACGACGGGTCCGAAGGTCTCCGCGCGGTGCAGGTCGGACGAGGCCGGTACGTCGTCGACGACCGTCGCCCGCACGTAGTGCTCCGTCGGCGCGCCCGGCTGCCGCCCGCCACCTGCGAGCAGGTGCCCACCACCGGCCACGGCCGCCTCGACCTGGTCGCAGACGCGCTGCGCCACCTCCGCGGTGTGGACGGGTCCCATCGTCGTGCCGGACGCGAACGGGTCGCCGAGCACCACCGCGCGCGCGTGCTCGGCCACCCGCTCGGCGAGCTCCTTCGCCACGCTCGCGTGGGCGAGCACGCGTTCGGTGGACGTGCAGATCTGACCCGCGTTGGCGAACGCGCCACCGGCGATCGCGGACGCGGCGAGGTCGAGGTCGGCATCGCCGAGCACGATGCTCGGGCCGTTGCCGCCGAGCTCCAGCTGCACGGGCTTGCCGGCGGCGGCCTGCGCGATCAGGCGTCCGGTGGCGGTGCTGCCGGTGAACCCGACGGCGTCGACGTCGGCGTGCCGGATCGCGGCGTCGCCCACCGTCGGGCCCTCGCCGGTGACGAGGTTGAGGACGCCGGGCGGCAGGCCGGCCTCGTGCAGCACCTCTGCGAGACTGGCGGCGACGCCCGACACGCTCGGCGCGGGCGTCCACACCAGTGTGTTGCCCGTCGCGATGCCCGGCGCGAGGTAGTAGATCGAGGCGACGGCGACCGGGAAGTTCCACGGCGTCACCACCGCGTACACGCCGCGCGGCCGCCGGGTGATGAGCACCCGCTTGCTCCGGTCGCGCACGGCGATGGACTCCGCGCGCAGCGACACCACCTGGTCGGCCGCGTCGCGGAACGCCGTCGCCACCGCGTCGATCTCGCCGAGGCCCTCGGTGTGATACGGCTTTCCGTGCTCGCCGGTGAGCTGCCGCGCGAGCTCCTCCCGGCGTGCGGTGACCGCGTCGGCGAGCGTGCGGCACAGCGCCGCCCGGTCGAACACCGACGTCCGGCGCCAGCCCGCGGACGCCGCGCGAGCGGCTGCCACCGCGCGGTCGACGTCGTCGCGGGTGCCGAGGCGTACGTGGCCCACGACCTCGCCGGATCCCGGGCTGCGCACCTCACGCACCGGCCGGTCCGGTGTGTACGCCTCTCCGTCGATCACCATCGGGTACGTGTCCGCGGACATGTCAGCTCCTCACCGTGCGGCCGCGTGCAACGCGGCCAGCGTGCGCTCGACGTCGTGCTCTTCGTTGTAGAGGTGGAACGCCACCCGCAGCCCGCCCCGCCGTGCCGCGACCGCGATGCCACCGGCGGCCAGCGCGGCCGCCGCCGCGACCGGATCGGGATGCGCGACCGAGACGATCGCCGACTCCAGGTCGACGATGCCGTGCCGGAGACCGAGGCCGCCGATACCGTCCAGCAGCCGCGTCGCGAGCCCGGTCGCGTGCGCGTCGAGGTCCGCGGTGCGGTACGTCCCCAGGACCGCCAGCCCGGCGGCGGTCGCCACCCAGGTGAGCCAGGCGTTGGGCTGGTCGAAGCGGCGCGCATCGTCCCAGAGCCGGTGCCCGGCACCGTAGTACGCGCCGTCGGACGCCGACGGAGAACCCGCCAGCACCGGACCGAACCGCGTCTGGTGCTCCGGACGCACGAAGAGGAACGCCGACCCGCGCGCGCCGAGCAGCCACTTGTACGCCACCGCACCCACGAAGTCGGCGCCGCTGTCCGCCAGCGTCGCGTCGACGCCGAGCGACTGGCTGGCGTCGACGTACACGAGAGCGCCCCGGGTGTGCGCGTGCGCGACGACGGCGGGAACGTCGACGCGCAAGCCCGTGGCGGACTGCATGCTGGAGAGCGCGACGAGGTCGGCGCCCTCGTCGACAGCCGCGCAGATCGCCTCCGTCGTCGCGGGTTCGGGGACCAGTCGGACCCGCTCCCGGTCGAGCGTCCACGGCAGCAGGTTGGACCGGTACTCCTCCGCAGGCACGACTACGGTCGCATCCGGGTGGCGCCGCGCGACCGTCGACGCCGCACCGACGTGCGACGACACCAGCGCCACGTCGTACGTCCGCGCAGCCAGGATCGTCGCCACCGCACCGCGCGCGGACTCCGCGGCCGCGTCCCACTCGTCGTGGTCGGCGGTGCCGGACGACCAGCGCGCGACCGCGTCGTGCACGGCCTCGACCGCCGGCGCCGGCGGTACGCCCTTGGTAGCGGTGTCGAGGTAGGCGCGGCGGTCCCCGAGCGCGGGGAACCACGCCTGCCTGCTGGCGAGACCTGGGGCCGTCATACGTCCTCGACGTCCTGCGGCAGGCCGCTCTCCACCGACCGCAGGATCGCGTCGTTGACGGCGACGTTGCGCATCGCGTCGACGGTGGGCACGGCGAACTCGCCGCCGTCGCGCAGGACGGTGACGAAGTGCCGCACCTCGGCGGCGAGGTCGCCGCGGATGCGCCCGTTGACGTCCGGCCAGTGCAGGGCGTCGGGAGTGGCGAGGCCGTCGCCGCCGTAGACGCGGAGACCGTGGTCGCGCACGTCGACGTTCACCGTGCCCTCGGTACCCATGACCTCCAGCCGGCCGTCGATCGCGACGGGGTCGTCGGAGCGTCGCGTCCAGCCGTTGAAGAGCTCGCCGACCGTGCCGTCCTCCAGGTCGGCGACGGTGAAGATCGCGTCCTCGGACTCGATCCCGTGGGCGGGCATCAGCTTCGACACCGCACGGGAGTACACGCGGACGATGCGTCTGCCGGTCACCCACTGCATGGCGTCGACGTCGTGCACGCCGAGGTAGAACAGCACCGAGCTGCTCCCGGCCATCCGCAGGCCGACGTCGCGCGACGCGATCCGCCCGGCGGTGACGTGGATCGGCTCGCCGACCGCGCCGGAGGCCACGGCCTCCGCGGCACCCACGTACCGCGGGTCGAACCGCAGCAGCTGCCCGACCATCAGGCCGGCCCCGCCCTCGCGTGCCGCGTCCGCGATGGTGCGTGCGCCGTCCAGCGTGTCCGCCATCGGCTTCTCCAGCAGCACCGGCCGGCCCGCCCGCAGGATCGCGCTCGCCGGCGCGACGTGCGCGCGGTCGGGCACCGCCACGACGTACGCGTCGATGTCGTGGGCGAGCGCCTCCTCCACCGAGGCGTGGTGGGCGACACCGAGCTCCGCGGCGGCGCGGCTACCAGCACCCGGGTCGGTGTCGACCACCGCGGTGAGGGTGGCCTCCGTGCACTCCGCCACGGTGCGTGCGTGCAGCATGCCCATGAACCCGGTGCCGACGACGGCGATCCTGATGGTCACGACGCGATTCCCTCCACTAGGCGATGACGGTCGACTGGCCGAACGCCAGCCGCATGACGTCCTCCTCGCTTGCCTTGTGCGGCAGCTCCCCGACCGTGCGGCCCGCGTGCGTCACGTACAGGCGGTCGGCGACGCCGAGCAGCTCGGGCAGCTCGCTGGAGACCAGGAGGACGCCGACGCCCTGGTCCTTGAGGTCGGCGATCAGCCGGTGGATCTCGGCCTTCGCGCCGACGTCGACGCCGTTCGTGGGCTCGTCGAGCAGCAGGACCCGCGGCTCGGTCGCGAGCCAGCGGGCGAGCACGACCTTCTGCTGGTTGCCGCCGGACAGCACGCCCGCAGGACGGTCGGGCTGCGGCGGCCGGATCGCGAGCCGTTCGATCGCGGACGTCACGACGGACGCGACGCCGCGCGGCACCAGTCCGCCTCGGGCGTGCCGCCGCAACCAGGCCAGCGCGATGTTGTCGCGCACCGACATGTCGGCGACGATGCCCTCGCGCAGCCGGTCCTCGGGCACGTACGCGACGCCGAGCCGGTTGGCCGTGCCGGCGGCACCGGCCGACAGCTCCGTGCCGCCGACCACGATGCGGCCGCCGACGTGCCGCGACAGGCCCGCCGCGCAGCGCAGCACCTCGCTGCGACCCGAGCCCATCAGGCCGGCGAGGCCGACGATCTCGCCCGCGCGCACGCGCAGCGAGGCGTCCACCAGCCGGCCGCCGTCGCCGATCCCGTCGATCTCGAGCAGGGTGTCGCCCGCCTCGGTCTCGCGGTGGGCGAAGACGTTGCCGATGTCCCGACCGACCATCATCGAGATGAGCGCGGCCTCGTCGACGTCGCCGATCTCGGCCGTCCCCGCGAGCACGCCGTCGCGCAGCACGACCACGCGCCGCGCCAGCGCGAACACCTCCTCCAGCCGGTGCGAGATGTAGAGGACGCCGATGCCGCGGTCGACGAGCGTGCGGACGAGCGCGTACAGGCGTTCCCGTTCGCGGTTGGACAGCGCCGACGTCGGCTCGTCCATCACGACCAGCCAGGAGTCGTCGAGCAGCGCCTTCGCGACCTCGACCAGCTGCCGCTCCCCGACCCGCAGCCCGGCGACGGGAGCGTCGACGTCGACGACGAGGTCGAGCTCCGCGAGCACCCGGCGGACCTCCCGCCGCATGTGGCGTCGCCGCAGCACGCCGAACGTCGTCGGCTCGCGACGGAGGAAGAGGTTCTCGACCACGGACAGGTCGGGCACGAGGCTGAAGTGCTGGTGGATGACGCTCACGCCGGCGGCGCGTGCCTCCTCCGGACTGCGCAGGCGGACGGGTGCGCCGTCGATCCGCAACGCACCGGCGTCCGGCTCGTGCGCGCCGGCGAGCATCTTCACCAGCGTGGACTTGCCGGCGCCGTTCTCGCCGACGAGCGCGGTGACCTCGCCTGCACGCAGCGAGAACGACACGTCGTCGAGTGCCGTCACCCCCGGGTACCGCTTGCCGACGCCGACCAGGTCGAGGCTCCGGGTGCCGGTCTCCGTTCCGGGGTCGCCGGACGCCTCCTGCCGCGCACCGGCTCGTCGCAGCGAGGTGATGAGCCTGGTCACCTCACGGCTCTGGGTCAGCAGGACCGCGGCGACGACGAGCACGCCGTTGATGACGTACATCGACTGCTGCGGCACCTGCAGGAACGACAGGCCCGCATTGACGACGCCGACGAAGACCGCGCCGAGCGCCGTGCCGCCGACGCTGCCGTAGCCGCCGGACAGCCGCGTGCCGCCGACGACGGCGGCCGTGATGGCCGCGAACTCCAGGCCCTGCCCCGCGAGCGGCTGCGCCGACCCGATACGGCCGATCAGCAGCACCGCGCCGAGTCCGGCGGACGCGCCCGCGAGCACGAACGTCGACAGCTGCACCATCCTGGAGGGCACGAGCGACGCCGACGCGGCCTCGATGTTGCCGCCGACGGCGTAGACCCAGCGGCCGTAGAGCGTGCGCCGCAGCACGAACAGCCAGCCGACCATCACCACGAGCGCGACGAGCAGCGCGCTCGGCACCGGCCCGACGTAGCTGCCGCCGGGCATCACATCGCGACGTCGTCCACGGGGATCGACGAGGCGCCGGACAGCGCGAGCGCGGCGCCGGCGCCGAACGCCATCGTGCCCAGCGTCGCGACGAGCGGGCTGACGCGCAGCACGCCGATGAGCACACCGTTCAGCGCGCCGACGAGCGCGCCGGCGAGGACGCAGGCCACGACGGCGAGCGGCGCGGGCAGCCCGGCGCCCAGTAGCAGCGCGCCGACGACGCCCGACACCGACAGCGTCGATCCCACCGAGATGTCGATGCCACGCGCCACGATGACCACCGTCATGGCGAAGGCGACGACGGCGGTGACGGCGATCTGCTGGCCGATGTCGAGGAAGCTGCGCAGGCCGAGGAAGTCCGGCCGCAGGATGCCGAACGTCACGACGGCGACGACGATGAGGACGAGCAGCGGGCTGCGTCGCAGGAACCCCGCCAGCGCGACGGAGAACCTGCGGGAGGCCGCCTGCGTGGCACTCGGGTCGAACATGGTGACTCCTGCCTGTGCCTAGGAGGTCGAGACCGTCATGGCCGACGCCGGCTCGTCCGGGCCGAACTCCTGCCCGTACGCCTCGGCGAGCCCCGCCGCACGGGAGGGCGAGACGTGGGGGAAGCTCACGCCGCGACCGGCGAGGTGCGTGGCGGTGTCGTCCGTCGTGACGAAGTACGAGCGCAGGTAGAGGTCGCGCGGCAGCTCCTCACCCTTGGCGAGGCGCGCGCCGACGGCGACGTTCCAGTACCCGACGCGGCCCGCGCCGGTGAGCACGTCCATCACCATCGACCCGTCCTCGAGCAGGGGACGCATGTCCTGCTCGCCGTCGTGGCCGGCGATCTTCAGGTCCGGCCGCTTCAGTGAGGTCGCGGTCGATTTCGCCGCCAGGCACAGCGGATCGCTGATGCAGACGACGAGGTCGAGGTCCGGGTACGTCGTCATCCAGGTGACCGTGGTGTTCGAGGCACGCCGAGCGTCGAAGGCCGTGGGCTGCACGGAGACGAGGTCGACGTCGGGGTAGTGCCGCGCGAGCGACTCGCGGAACGCCTTCTCGCGCAGGTCGGACACGTAGTTGCCCCGCGCGCCGACGAGGAGCGCCACCTGCCCCTTGCCGCCGAGCTCGGCGCCGGTGGCGCGCGCGACCATCGCCATGTTGTCGGCGTCCTGGTAGAGCGTGCTGTGGTTGCCGTCGGCCCGGACCTTGTTCCCCATCGTGACCACCGGGATGCCGGCGGCCGTGGCGCGCCCGATCGCCGGACGCAGCGCGTTCTTGTCGAGCGGGTCGATCAGGATCGCGTCGACGCGTTGGTTGACGTAGTTCTGCACGGTCGAGACCTGACGCTCGACGCTGCCCTCCGCGCTCTGCCACGTGGTGACGACGCCGTAGTCGTCGGCCGCCTTCTCACCCGCCTCGCGCATGCCGACGAAGAACGGCGAGGTCAGGTCGATCGCGGAGACACCGATCACCGGCTTGCCGCCCCCACCTGCTGGACGTTGCGAGCCCGCGTCGTCCGCGCCGCCCGGCGGGGTCATGGAGCACGCCGTCAGGCCGACGGTGAGGAGGCCGGCGGCGAGCAGCCGCCAGCGCGCACCCCGTGGTCGTGACCCCCGGTGTTGCCGCCTCATGGCGTCTCCTCGCATCGACTCGACCTGCGTGAGACAAATTTGGAAGTTGGTTTCAAAGACTAGACAAGAAGGAGAACTCTGTGTCAAGACTTGTCGATGGGTAATCCGTCCGCGCTGGAGCTGACCGCCGCGATGGTGGCGATCGACTCCCAGAACCCCGGCGTCGGCGAGGAGCGGCTCGCGGGCTTCGTCGCCTCGTACGCCGAGGAGCGCGGACTCGCGGTCACCGTCGTCGAGACGGCTCCGGGACGGTGCAACGTCCTCGTCACCGCCGACGCCGGTGAAGGACCGCACCTCGCTCTGTCGGGTCACCTCGACACCAAGCCGATCGGCGACTCGGCGAGAGCCTGGCGCACACCACCACTCGAGCTCGTGGTGGACGGCGACCTGGCGTACGGGCTCGGCAGCTCGGACATGAAGGGCGGCGTCGCCGCCATGCTGCGGGCGGCGGAGGCGTGGGCGCATACCGCGTCCCGCGGCCGGCTGTCGCTGATCCTCACCGCCGACGAGGAGGCGGGCAGCGAGCACGGCGCCAGGGAACTCGCACGGCGCGGCCTCGTCGACGCCGACGCCATCGTGATCGGCGAGCCGTCCGGCGTACGCGATCCGTGGGAGGCGCTGTACGTCATCTCGCGCGGCATCTGCTGCTTCGAGGTCATCGTCGAGGGCCAGCAGGGCCACAGCGGACTGTCCGATCGGCTCGCGCCCAGCGCGACCGTCGCCGCCGCCCACGCGGTCACGGCACTGGCGTCGTTCGAGCCGACCGTGTCGCGCCCCTCAGGGATCCCGTGCGCCCCGACGGTCAACCCGGCCGTGGGCATCTCGGGCGGGGTCTTCTACGGCGTCCACCCGGGCGACGCGGTGGTCAAGAGCGACATCCGGCTGGTGCCCGGCATGGACCGCGACGTGCTCGACCGCGAGCTCAGGCAGCTCCTCTCCGAGGCGATCCCGCGCGACGTGAGCTGGCACCTCCGGTACGCGGACGGGTCGCTCGGCTGGATGGACCCGGCGCATATCGCGGCCGACCATCCCGTCGTCGCCGCGGCGCAGTCGGCGTGCGCCGAGGTCCTCGGCCGCACGCTTCCGCTCGCGGCGTACCCAGGCGGCACCGACGCCACGTACTTCATCCACGGCGGCGTCCCGACCGTCGCCGCACTCGGCCCCGGGTGGCTCTCCGTCGCGCACGGCCCGAACGAGTGCGTGGGGGTGTCGCAGCTCGACGAGGCCGAGCGGCTGTACACCCGCCTGGCCCACACGTACCTCGGCAGTGGGTCATGATGGCGGCTCCGGACCCGTACCCGCGCACACCCGGGAGCAGGCAGACGTGACGCAGGACGACACCCGCACCGCCCCCGCGCGCAACCTCGTTCGCGCGTTCGGCCTGCTCGACGTCCTGGCGGAGTCGCCTGACGGACTCACGCTCGCCGAGCTCGCCGTCAGGGCGCAGCTGCCCGAGCCGACCGTGCACAGGTTGCTGTCGGTGCTCGCCGACCTGCACGTCGTACGCATCGGCGACCGCAGTCGCTGGCGGGTCGGCAGGCGGTGTCTCGAGCTCGGCGCGGCCTACCTCGACTCGGTGGAGATCCGGTCGGAGGCCCGCGACCTCATGCGCGGCCTCACCGACGAGACCGGCGAGACCTGTGCGCTCGGCGTGCTCGACGACGATCGCGTGGTCTACGTCGAGAAGATGGACAGCCCGCACGCCGTCCGGATGCACTCGGCCATCGGCAGGAGCAACCCGGCGGCCACCAGCGCGCTCGGCCGCGCGATCCTCGCCTGGTCGTCGGACGAGGTCGTCGCGCACGTGCTCGGCACGGGCATCCCGTCACGCACCGCCAACACGGTGACGAAGCCCGAGGAGCTGCGCGCCGAGCTCCGTCGCTGCCGCAGGCGCGGCTACAGCGTCGACGACGCGGAGAACGAGCCGGGCATCAGGGGCGTCGGCGCCCCGGTGCTCGACTACCGGGGATGGCCGGTGGCGGCGCTGTCGGTGGCCGGACCCGAGCAGCGGGTGTCGCGCAAGCGGCTGCAGGAGCTCGGCGCCGCGGCCGCGACGGCCGCCGGCGAGCTGTCCACGCGCCTCGGCTACTCCGCCCGTGCACGCCGCGCCTGACCCGGCAGGCCGACTGACACTGGGACGACCTGGCCGTGTCTTGACATCGTGATTCGGGGGTTCCCACATGCTGCAGCCGATGGGAACCCCCGAATCACGATGTGCAGCAGTGCCTCACTCCGCGAGAGCAGGCGACTAGGAGTGGCCGCCGAAGAGGCTGGTGACCGAGCCGTCGTCGAAGACGGCACTGATCGCGCTCGCGATCAGCGGTGCGATCGACAGCACGGTGAGCTTGTCGATCCGCTTCTCCTCCGGGATCGGCAACGTGTTGGTGAGGACGATCTCGGAGACCGGCGAGTTCTTCAACCGGTCGACCGCCGGGCCGGACAGCTGCGCGTGCGTGGCCGCGGCGACGACGTCGCGGGCGCCGTTGGCCATCAGCGCCTCGGCCGCCTTCACGATCGTGCCGCCCGTCGCGATGATGTCGTCGACGATCACGCAGGTGCGGCCCTCGACCTCGCCCACGACCTCGTGCACGGAGACGTCGCGCTCCTTGCCGTACGGGTCGCGTCGCTTGTGGATGATCGCCAGCGGCATGCCGAGCCGGTCCGACCACAGGTCGGCCACCCGGACCCGGCCGGCGTCGGGCGAGACGACCGTGCACTCGTTCGGATCGAGCTTGTCGCGCAGGTAGTCGGCGAGGACGGGCATCGCCCACAGGTGGTCGACGGGCCCGTCGAAGAAGCCCTGGATCTGCGCGGTGTGCAGGTCGACGGCCATCAGCCGGTCGGCGCCCGCGGTCTTGAACAGGTCGGCCATCAGCCGGGCGCTGATCGGCTCGCGGCCGCGCGACTTCTTGTCCTGCCTGGCGTAGCCGTAGAACGGCGTGACCACGGAGATGCGCTTGGCGGATGCGCGCTTGAGCGCGTCGACCATGATGAGCTGTTCCATGATCCGCTCGTTGATCGGGTCATAGTGGCTCTGCAGCACGAACGCGTCGCAGCCGCGCACCGACTCGTCGAACCTCGCGTAGAT harbors:
- a CDS encoding pyridoxal-phosphate dependent enzyme translates to MTSLATWAAPCTSCGRDEGGWSRCRACAGVRAADGAAAPGAGVGVGVWRHRAWLPPVETEVSLGEGGTPLLRCDRSAARAGVSRLWVKNECVNPTLSFKDRAMALGVSLALDAGARGVVAASTGNTASSAASYAARAGLPCRVVCAESAAGGPKLAAAAAAGARVEPVAGDFSTAYAVATRSEADGWYPLTTTFRNPWITAAHRGVAVELVEHAERTGAAVPDWVVVPVGAGPLLVGIHDGFRALLAAGRLSRLPRLVAVQAAACAPLAAAWRDGAESVTALPAGHTVAEAIADPMRGYEDEGALTLAAVRDSGGTVVAVPDADIVAARDDLARDEGLLVEPAAAAPLAALRRLLADGTVPASGDVVLVATGHGAKEPAGGDR
- a CDS encoding ABC transporter permease yields the protein MTATTVPRVPAGLSPRAARLLLVLAPVVLLVVLVVAFAIVDPRIASPLNLRNVMLQAAPTALLALGAYVVLVSAGIDLSAGFAVGLAGVVMATQLQGGAGLARAALFGLLAVAAVGVVNGLLVGVAGLPPFIATLGTMTVVQGLTLFAAPDGMVVVDEAVLAALGQGSVLGIPAPLLAVAVVAVALWFLMRRTRFGLRTYAYGSDEQASLLSGVRRGRQMLFVYVTASVLVFLATVMVVAQVPLVQPNLGGITLLLDAIAAAVIGGTSIFGGRGTVGGVLVGALIISLVTNGLQVLGVDPSAIDLFKGLIIVAALVFDAGMRVLHRRATRGAR
- a CDS encoding substrate-binding domain-containing protein; this encodes MRGDAMRRQHRGSRPRGARWRLLAAGLLTVGLTACSMTPPGGADDAGSQRPAGGGGKPVIGVSAIDLTSPFFVGMREAGEKAADDYGVVTTWQSAEGSVERQVSTVQNYVNQRVDAILIDPLDKNALRPAIGRATAAGIPVVTMGNKVRADGNHSTLYQDADNMAMVARATGAELGGKGQVALLVGARGNYVSDLREKAFRESLARHYPDVDLVSVQPTAFDARRASNTTVTWMTTYPDLDLVVCISDPLCLAAKSTATSLKRPDLKIAGHDGEQDMRPLLEDGSMVMDVLTGAGRVGYWNVAVGARLAKGEELPRDLYLRSYFVTTDDTATHLAGRGVSFPHVSPSRAAGLAEAYGQEFGPDEPASAMTVSTS
- a CDS encoding M20/M25/M40 family metallo-hydrolase yields the protein MGNPSALELTAAMVAIDSQNPGVGEERLAGFVASYAEERGLAVTVVETAPGRCNVLVTADAGEGPHLALSGHLDTKPIGDSARAWRTPPLELVVDGDLAYGLGSSDMKGGVAAMLRAAEAWAHTASRGRLSLILTADEEAGSEHGARELARRGLVDADAIVIGEPSGVRDPWEALYVISRGICCFEVIVEGQQGHSGLSDRLAPSATVAAAHAVTALASFEPTVSRPSGIPCAPTVNPAVGISGGVFYGVHPGDAVVKSDIRLVPGMDRDVLDRELRQLLSEAIPRDVSWHLRYADGSLGWMDPAHIAADHPVVAAAQSACAEVLGRTLPLAAYPGGTDATYFIHGGVPTVAALGPGWLSVAHGPNECVGVSQLDEAERLYTRLAHTYLGSGS
- a CDS encoding aminotransferase class V-fold PLP-dependent enzyme produces the protein MTAPGLASRQAWFPALGDRRAYLDTATKGVPPAPAVEAVHDAVARWSSGTADHDEWDAAAESARGAVATILAARTYDVALVSSHVGAASTVARRHPDATVVVPAEEYRSNLLPWTLDRERVRLVPEPATTEAICAAVDEGADLVALSSMQSATGLRVDVPAVVAHAHTRGALVYVDASQSLGVDATLADSGADFVGAVAYKWLLGARGSAFLFVRPEHQTRFGPVLAGSPSASDGAYYGAGHRLWDDARRFDQPNAWLTWVATAAGLAVLGTYRTADLDAHATGLATRLLDGIGGLGLRHGIVDLESAIVSVAHPDPVAAAAALAAGGIAVAARRGGLRVAFHLYNEEHDVERTLAALHAAAR
- a CDS encoding aldehyde dehydrogenase family protein; this encodes MVIDGEAYTPDRPVREVRSPGSGEVVGHVRLGTRDDVDRAVAAARAASAGWRRTSVFDRAALCRTLADAVTARREELARQLTGEHGKPYHTEGLGEIDAVATAFRDAADQVVSLRAESIAVRDRSKRVLITRRPRGVYAVVTPWNFPVAVASIYYLAPGIATGNTLVWTPAPSVSGVAASLAEVLHEAGLPPGVLNLVTGEGPTVGDAAIRHADVDAVGFTGSTATGRLIAQAAAGKPVQLELGGNGPSIVLGDADLDLAASAIAGGAFANAGQICTSTERVLAHASVAKELAERVAEHARAVVLGDPFASGTTMGPVHTAEVAQRVCDQVEAAVAGGGHLLAGGGRQPGAPTEHYVRATVVDDVPASSDLHRAETFGPVVPVVHWDGAEELDALVRASPYGLSGAIFSGDLGRAMALAEELPCGIVNLNEASSYWEPNVPAGGAAGTGSGHGRTGGPWSLEEMTEQQAIVIRTAPPGDLR